From a single Capsicum annuum cultivar UCD-10X-F1 chromosome 12, UCD10Xv1.1, whole genome shotgun sequence genomic region:
- the LOC124889438 gene encoding subtilisin-like protease SBT3 — MANNCIALCFWFLTILFPITMSQSETYIIHMDLSAMPKPFSSHHSWYLSTLASVSDSSNLDSFSNRNSLVYAYSNAIHGFSASLSPSEIQVIKNAPGYLSSTKDMTVKIDTTHTSEFLGLNSDSGAWPKSDYGRDVIMGLVDTGIWPESRSYNDNGMTDVPSRWKGECENGTQFNSSLCNKKLIGARYFNKGLIASNPNITIALNSARDTAGHGTHTSSTAAGNHVESASYFGYAPGAATGMAPKAHVAMYKALWDEGAMLSDILAAIDQAIEDGVDVMSLSLGIDGLPLYDDPISIAAFAAMEKGIFVSTSAGNDGPDDESLHNGTPWVLTVAAGTVDREFLAKLTLGNGVSVTGLSLYPGNASSSDSSIIFLSKCLEEKELEKNAYKIVVCYDANGSISDQVYNVRNSNVSGGVFITNTIDLEFSLQSLFPAMFLKFQDGDKVLEYIKNSPSPKAKLEFQVTHLGAKPAPKVAGYSSRGPSQSCPFILKPDLMAPGALILASWPQKLPVTEINSRELYSNFNIISGTSMSCPHAAGVAALLKGAHPKWSPAAIRSAMM, encoded by the coding sequence ATGGCTAATAATTGTATTGCTTTATGCTTCTGGTTCCTCACTATCTTGTTTCCAATAACCATGTCTCAGTCAGAAACTTACATCATCCATATGGATTTGTCAGCCATGCCAAAGCCTTTTTCTAGCCATCATAGTTGGTACTTGTCCACCCTTGCTTCAGTATCAGATAGCTCAAATCTTGATTCTTTTAGTAACAGAAATTCCCTTGTATATGCTTACTCAAATGCCATTCATGGTTTTAGTGCAAGTCTTTCTCCTTCTGAGATACAAGTTATCAAGAATGCTCCTGGTTATCTTTCTTCAACTAAGGACATGACAGTTAAAATTGACACGACGCATACGTCGGAATTCCTGGGCCTGAATTCCGATTCTGGTGCATGGCCAAAGTCAGATTATGGCAGAGATGTCATAATGGGCTTAGTTGATACAGGGATTTGGCCAGAGAGCAGAAGTTATAATGATAATGGAATGACTGATGTTCCATCGAGATGGAAAGGTGAATGTGAAAATGGTACTCAATTTAATTCCTCTTTGTGCAACAAGAAACTCATAGGCGCGCGTTACTTCAACAAAGGCCTAATTGCTAGTAATCCGAATATTACCATTGCATTGAATTCAGCTCGTGACACGGCAGGGCATGGGACTCACACGTCTTCTACAGCTGCAGGAAATCATGTGGAATCTGCATCTTATTTTGGCTATGCCCCTGGTGCTGCTACGGGCATGGCACCAAAGGCTCATGTGGCAATGTACAAGGCTTTGTGGGATGAAGGTGCAATGTTATCTGATATTCTGGCCGCAATTGATCAGGCGATTGAGGATGGAGTGGATGTAATGTCGCTGTCATTAGGCATAGATGGTCTTCCTCTCTATGATGATCCGATTTCTATTGCTGCATTTGCTGCAATGGAGAAAGGCATATTTGTTTCCACTTCAGCAGGAAATGATGGGCCTGATGATGAGAGTTTGCACAATGGAACACCTTGGGTTCTCACTGTTGCTGCTGGCACAGTCGACCGCGAATTTCTTGCGAAACTAACTCTAGGCAATGGTGTTTCAGTCACTGGTTTATCCCTCTACCCCGGCAATGCAAGTTCAAGTGACAGCTCCATCATTTTCCTCAGCAAATGCCTAGAGGAGAAGGAACTGGAGAAAAATGCATACAAAATTGTGGTCTGCTATGATGCGAACGGATCAATAAGTGATCAAGTGTACAATGTAAGAAATTCAAACGTTTCGGGTGGTGTCTTCATAACAAACACAATTGATTTGGAATTCTCCCTCCAAAGCTTGTTCCCGGCTATGTTTTTGAAATTTCAAGATGGTGATAAAGTTTTGGAGTACATAAAGAATAGTCCTTCACCTAAAGCAAAACTAGAATTTCAAGTGACACATCTTGGTGCTAAACCAGCACCAAAAGTTGCTGGCTATAGCTCAAGGGGGCCATCACAAAGTTGCCCCTTTATCCTCAAACCTGACCTGATGGCTCCTGGAGCCTTGATATTAGCTTCATGGCCTCAGAAATTACCAGTCACTGAAATAAACTCACGAGAGCTATACAGTAACTTCAACATTATATCTGGTACGTCGATGTCATGCCCTCATGCTGCTGGTGTAGCAGCACTTTTGAAAGGGGCACACCCCAAATGGAGCCCTGCTGCCATCCGCTCGGCCATGATG